The following are encoded in a window of Carya illinoinensis cultivar Pawnee chromosome 15, C.illinoinensisPawnee_v1, whole genome shotgun sequence genomic DNA:
- the LOC122296446 gene encoding homeobox protein knotted-1-like 3 isoform X2, producing MAFHDHDMAFDSFGDQDDREAVHHRLMLDTTGKPPLSVTVSEAGGSGAPTWLSDAILRRQDSVHLRDRQDEVSAIMNSVESGDRNRTESDCEGNWEWESAKQKADIAAHPLFEQLLSAHVACLRIATPVDQLPRIDAQLAQSQRVVAKYSVLGNGSVDEKELDQFMTHYVLLLCTFKEQLQQHVRVHAMEAVMACWELEQSLQSLTGVSPVESTGATMSDDEDDQADSDTNLYDGNYMDGHDSMGFGPLIPTESERSLMERVRQELKHELKQGYKEKIVDVREEILRKRRAGKLPGDTTSLLKAWWQSHSKWPYPTEEDKARLVQETGLQLKQINNWFINQRKRNWHSNPSSPTVVKSKRKR from the exons ATGGCGTTTCACGATCACGATATGGCTTTTGACTCTTTCGGCGACCAGGACGACAGAGAGGCTGTGCACCACCGCCTCATGCTCGACACCACTGGGAAGCCGCCGCTCTCAGTTACCGTCTCCGAGGCCGGTGGATCCGGAGCTCCCACTTGGCTCAGCGATGCTATTCTCCGGCGTCAGGATTCCGTCCATCTTCGCGACCGACAAGATGAGGTCTCCGCGATTATGAATTCCGTCGAGAGTGGGGATCGAAACCGGACAGAGAGCGACTGCGAAGGGAACTGGGAGTGGGAGAGCGCCAAGCAGAAGGCGGACATAGCGGCCCACCCGCTTTTCGAGCAGTTGCTGTCGGCGCATGTGGCTTGTCTCAGGATCGCTACGCCAGTGGACCAGTTGCCGAGGATTGACGCTCAGCTTGCTCAGTCCCAGCGCGTGGTGGCCAAGTACTCGGTGCTAGGAAACGGTTCGGTGGACGAGAAGGAGCTCGATCAGTTTATG ACACATTATGTTCTATTGCTCTGTACCTTTAAAGAACAATTGCAACAACATGTTCGTGTTCATGCCATGGAAGCAGTAATGGCTTGTTGGGAGCTTGAGCAGTCTCTGCAAAGCTTAACAG GTGTATCTCCAGTTGAAAGTACAGGTGCTACAATGtctgatgatgaagatgacCAAGCAGATAGTGACACCAACTTGTATGATGGAAATTATATGGATGGGCATGACAGCATGGGATTTGGCCCTCTCATCCCAACTGAAAGTGAGAGGTCATTGATGGAGCGTGTAAGACAAGAACTGAAGCATGAGCTCAAACAA GGTTACAAGGAGAAGATTGTAGACGTTAGAGAGGAGATTCTACGGAAGAGAAGAGCAGGAAAGCTTCCAGGCGACACCACCTCCCTCTTAAAAGCTTGGTGGCAATCACATTCAAAGTGGCCATACCCAACG GAGGAagacaaagctaggttggttcAGGAAACGGGCTTGCAATTAAAGCAAATAAATAACTGGTTCATAAATCAAAGGAAACGAAATTGGCATAGTAACCCTTCATCTCCCACTGTAGTGAAGAGCAAACGCAAGAG GTGA
- the LOC122297051 gene encoding uncharacterized protein LOC122297051 — translation MANSAGAAAEGLLRCVYEGCIAGCDTGIERRPYHRNCGCALHDKSRKGSPNAAFSKCCKKNVSYPIRRSWSEGSLLLHAASNSSNHSSPSSSPAHVVGAAAGKPANSHHQSSLCDRNEDQDEYVLFKI, via the coding sequence ATGGCCAATAGTGCCGGAGCCGCGGCGGAGGGGTTGTTGAGATGTGTGTACGAGGGTTGCATTGCAGGCTGTGACACAGGGATTGAGCGCCGGCCTTACCATCGGAATTGTGGCTGTGCCCTCCACGATAAGTCCCGTAAAGGTAGCCCCAATGCTGCATTCTCCAAGTGCTGCAAAAAGAACGTATCCTATCCCATCAGGAGGTCCTGGAGTGAAGGCTCCTTGCTCTTGCACGCAGCTTCTAATTCTTCTAACCATTCCTCTCCTTCTTCTTCACCCGCTCATGTGGTGGGGGCTGCAGCAGGGAAGCCAGCTAATAGTCATCATCAGTCCAGTTTGTGTGATCGTAATGAAGATCAGGACGAGTATGTTTTATTCAAGATTTGA
- the LOC122296447 gene encoding uncharacterized protein LOC122296447, whose product MASIEEKPLKVHEEGDEDHMNEHEEAVSSGGCCCLGLMGFRWGQSNERESKHLLQVNKGERKETWWMKQLIKVKQGTEFVAGPKWKTFLRKISAFGNHKNKKKHGNGFQYDPQAYALNFDNGFDDGDQEDGFVLDFRSRFAATPS is encoded by the coding sequence ATGGCTTCCATTGAAGAAAAACCATTGAAGGTGcatgaagaaggagatgaagatCATATGAATGAGCACGAAGAGGCCGTTTCCAGTGGTGGGTGTTGTTGCCTTGGGCTTATGGGCTTCAGATGGGGACAAAGCAATGAAAGGGAGAGCAAACATCTGCTGCAGGTCAATAAAGGAGAACGGAAGGAGACATGGTGGATGAAGCAACTGATTAAGGTTAAGCAGGGTACAGAATTTGTGGCAGGGCCCAAGTGGAAGACTTTCTTAAGAAAGATCAGCGCATTTGGTAATcacaagaacaagaagaagcaCGGCAACGGGTTCCAGTATGATCCTCAGGCTTATGCCCTCAACTTTGATAATGGTTTTGATGATGGGGATCAAGAAGATGGCTTTGTTCTTGATTTCAGGTCCAGATTTGCTGCTACTCCTTCATGA
- the LOC122297166 gene encoding peptidyl-prolyl cis-trans isomerase CYP28, chloroplastic, protein MTRSLTPHYPQPILSQTHHHKNHPPLHLNPKIPLTRRSLLLLSSSSLSIATTPPPASPATILPPAPLDTTITDRVFMDFSLCPTTTFPSGNDSSNSPLCSESIPLGRLILGLYGHLVPITVTNFKSMCSPTSSSSYKNTLVHKIFPGQFFLAGRQGRRDKAEVRPPLDLPRNTETIDSKAFMLTHSRAGVVSLCLSENDDEDEIKLDPNYRNVEFLITTGPGPCPQLDSKNIIFGTVLEGLDVVAAIASIPTYKPGERIRQLNDLAEFFGDERAQNARSIWNRPLKTVYISDCGEVKVAKPSLSPSLP, encoded by the exons ATGACCCGCTCTCTAACACCCCATTATCCGCAACCCATCCTCTCCCAGACCCACCACCACAAAAACCACCCTCCGCTCCACCTCAACCCCAAAATCCCACTCACCCGCCGCTCCCTTCTTCTCCTCTCCTCTTCTTCACTCTCAATCGCCACCACTCCACCACCTGCCTCTCCTGCAACCATTCTACCACCAGCACCGCTAGACACCACCATCACTGACCGCGTCTTCATGGACTTCAGCCTCTGCCCCACCACAACCTTTCCCTCCGGTAACGACTCCTCCAACTCCCCACTCTGCTCCGAGTCCATCCCGTTAGGCCGCCTTATCCTCGGCCTCTATGGCCACCTCGTCCCCATCACCGTCACCAATTTCAAGTCCATGTGTTCtcccacctcctcctcctcctacaAGAACACCCTTGTCCACAAAATCTTCCCCGGCCAGTTCTTCCTTGCCGGTCGCCAAGGCCGCCGCGACAAAGCCGAGGTTCGCCCTCCCCTTGACTTGCCTCGTAACACCGAAACCATCGACTCCAAGGCCTTCATGCTCACTCATTCCCGTGCAGGCGTTGTTTCGCTGTGTTTGTCTGAGAATGATGACGAGGATGAAATCAAGCTCGACCCTAACTATCGGAATGTGGAGTTCTTGATCACCACCGGACCCGGGCCGTGCCCTCAACTCGATAGCAAGAACATTATTTTCGGAACAGTGCTTGAAG GTTTGGATGTCGTGGCAGCCATAGCATCCATCCCCACATACAAACCAGGTGAACGGATTCGCCAATTAAATGACTTGGCTGAGTTTTTTGGAGATGAAAGAGCCCAAAATGCTCGCTCAATATGGAACAGGCCTCTTAAAACTGTATATATCAGTGACTGTGGTGAGGTCAAAGTGGCTAAACCTTCCCTCTCTCCTAGTCTACCTTAA
- the LOC122297052 gene encoding uncharacterized protein LOC122297052: MASSAGAAAEGLLRCVYEGCIAGCDTGIERRPYHRNCGCALHNKSRKGSSNITAFSAKCCKKSVSYPIRRSWSEGSLALHASASSSSHSSPSSSPAPVVAAAAARREASSGYICSLNDDHHYV, from the coding sequence ATGGCCAGTAGTGCCGGAGCCGCGGCGGAGGGATTGTTGAGATGTGTGTACGAGGGTTGCATCGCAGGTTGTGACACAGGGATTGAGCGCCGGCCTTACCATCGGAATTGTGGCTGTGCCCTCCACAATAAGTCGCGTAAAGGTAGCTCCAATATTACTGCATTCTCGGCCAAGTGCTGCAAAAAGAGCGTATCCTACCCCATCAGGAGGTCCTGGAGTGAGGGATCCTTGGCCTTACACGCATCAGCTTCTTCTTCTAGTCATTCCTCGCCTTCTTCTTCACCAGCGCCTGTGGTGGCGGCTGCCGCAGCACGCAGGGAGGCCTCATCTGGCTATATATGTTCTTTGAACGATGATCATCACTACGTATAA
- the LOC122296446 gene encoding homeobox protein knotted-1-like 11 isoform X1, with the protein MAFHDHDMAFDSFGDQDDREAVHHRLMLDTTGKPPLSVTVSEAGGSGAPTWLSDAILRRQDSVHLRDRQDEVSAIMNSVESGDRNRTESDCEGNWEWESAKQKADIAAHPLFEQLLSAHVACLRIATPVDQLPRIDAQLAQSQRVVAKYSVLGNGSVDEKELDQFMTHYVLLLCTFKEQLQQHVRVHAMEAVMACWELEQSLQSLTGVSPVESTGATMSDDEDDQADSDTNLYDGNYMDGHDSMGFGPLIPTESERSLMERVRQELKHELKQGYKEKIVDVREEILRKRRAGKLPGDTTSLLKAWWQSHSKWPYPTEEDKARLVQETGLQLKQINNWFINQRKRNWHSNPSSPTVVKSKRKSNAGETSKQPF; encoded by the exons ATGGCGTTTCACGATCACGATATGGCTTTTGACTCTTTCGGCGACCAGGACGACAGAGAGGCTGTGCACCACCGCCTCATGCTCGACACCACTGGGAAGCCGCCGCTCTCAGTTACCGTCTCCGAGGCCGGTGGATCCGGAGCTCCCACTTGGCTCAGCGATGCTATTCTCCGGCGTCAGGATTCCGTCCATCTTCGCGACCGACAAGATGAGGTCTCCGCGATTATGAATTCCGTCGAGAGTGGGGATCGAAACCGGACAGAGAGCGACTGCGAAGGGAACTGGGAGTGGGAGAGCGCCAAGCAGAAGGCGGACATAGCGGCCCACCCGCTTTTCGAGCAGTTGCTGTCGGCGCATGTGGCTTGTCTCAGGATCGCTACGCCAGTGGACCAGTTGCCGAGGATTGACGCTCAGCTTGCTCAGTCCCAGCGCGTGGTGGCCAAGTACTCGGTGCTAGGAAACGGTTCGGTGGACGAGAAGGAGCTCGATCAGTTTATG ACACATTATGTTCTATTGCTCTGTACCTTTAAAGAACAATTGCAACAACATGTTCGTGTTCATGCCATGGAAGCAGTAATGGCTTGTTGGGAGCTTGAGCAGTCTCTGCAAAGCTTAACAG GTGTATCTCCAGTTGAAAGTACAGGTGCTACAATGtctgatgatgaagatgacCAAGCAGATAGTGACACCAACTTGTATGATGGAAATTATATGGATGGGCATGACAGCATGGGATTTGGCCCTCTCATCCCAACTGAAAGTGAGAGGTCATTGATGGAGCGTGTAAGACAAGAACTGAAGCATGAGCTCAAACAA GGTTACAAGGAGAAGATTGTAGACGTTAGAGAGGAGATTCTACGGAAGAGAAGAGCAGGAAAGCTTCCAGGCGACACCACCTCCCTCTTAAAAGCTTGGTGGCAATCACATTCAAAGTGGCCATACCCAACG GAGGAagacaaagctaggttggttcAGGAAACGGGCTTGCAATTAAAGCAAATAAATAACTGGTTCATAAATCAAAGGAAACGAAATTGGCATAGTAACCCTTCATCTCCCACTGTAGTGAAGAGCAAACGCAAGAG TAATGCAGGTGAAACCAGCAAGCAGCCCTTCTAG
- the LOC122296554 gene encoding transmembrane 9 superfamily member 11-like: MGVFNQFRIWVLTICLVFQSGYGFYLPGSYPHKYGVGDELWVKVNSLTSIDTEMPFSYYSLPFCTPDGGIKDSAENLGELLMGDRIENSPYRFNMYKNETEIFLCKTDPLSAEKFNILKDRIDEMYQVNLILDNLPAIRYTKKEGFVLWWTGYPVGVKLQDVYYIFNHLKFNVLVHKYEETNVAGVMGTGDADMIPSGKMKSNVPGYMVVGFEVIPCSVTHNVDSVKNLQKYGKYPTAVKCDPNTVSMSIKEGQPIVFTYEVTFEESDIKWPSRWDAYLKMEGSKVHWFSILNSLMVITFLAGIVLVIFLRTVRRDLTRYEELDKEAQAQMNEELSGWKLVVGDVFRAPTNPSLLCIMVGDGVQILGMAVVTILFAALGFMSPASRGTLVTGMLFFYMILGIAAGYVAVRLWRTIGGGDHIGWVSVSWKAACFFPGIAFLILTTLNFLLWGSHSTGAIPLSLFVILLLLWFCISVPLTLVGGYFGAKASPIEFPVRTNQIPREIPAQKYPSWLLVLGAGTLPFGTLFIELFFIMSSIWLGRVYYVFGFLFIVLMLLVVVCAEVSLVLTYMHLCVEDWKWWWKSFFASGSVAIYIFLYSVNYLVFDLKSLSGPVSATLYLGYSLFMVVAIMLATGTVGFLSSFWFVHYLFSSVKLD, encoded by the coding sequence ATGGGGGTTTTTAATCAATTTAGAATCTGGGTATTGACCATCTGCTTGGTATTCCAATCCGGGTATGGGTTTTACCTTCCGGGTAGTTACCCTCACAAATACGGTGTCGGTGACGAATTATGGGTGAAAGTCAATTCCCTTACTTCCATCGATACGGAAATGCCCTTTAGCTATTACAGTTTGCCGTTTTGTACGCCCGATGGGGGTATCAAGGACAGTGCTGAGAATCTTGGGGAGCTTCTAATGGGGGATCGGATTGAAAACTCTCCGTATCGGTTCAATATGTACAAGAATGAGACAGAGATCTTTTTGTGCAAGACCGATCCATTATCAGCCGAAAAGTTTAACATATTGAAGGATAGAATTGATGAGATGTATCAGGTTAATTTGATTCTTGATAATTTGCCTGCAATTCGGTATACAAAGAAGGAGGGTTTTGTTTTGTGGTGGACGGGGTACCCTGTTGGAGTTAAGCTTCAAGATGTTTACTATATATTTAACCATTTGAAGTTTAATGTGCTCGTTCATAAGTATGAAGAGACCAATGTGGCAGGTGTAATGGGAACTGGTGATGCAGATATGATCCCATCAGGGAAGATGAAATCCAACGTACCTGGTTACATGGTTGTTGGATTTGAGGTGATACCTTGCAGTGTTACGCATAATGTTGATTCAGTGAAGAATTTGCAAAAATATGGCAAGTACCCCACTGCTGTGAAATGTGATCCCAACACTGTGTCTATGTCAATCAAGGAAGGGCAGCCAATTGTCTTCACGTATGAGGTCACATTTGAGGAGAGTGACATCAAGTGGCCGTCGCGTTGGGATGCTTATTTGAAGATGGAGGGATCGAAAGTCCATTGGTTCTCCATTTTGAATTCTCTAATGGTGATCACCTTTCTGGCTGGTATTGTTCTCGTCATTTTCCTGAGGACTGTTAGGCGGGATCTGACCCGTTACGAGGAGCTTGACAAGGAGGCACAAGCACAGATGAATGAGGAGCTATCTGGGTGGAAGCTTGTTGTGGGGGATGTTTTCCGCGCCCCAACCAACCCTTCCCTTTTGTGTATCATGGTTGGAGATGGGGTTCAGATTCTTGGAATGGCTGTTGTTACAATATTGTTTGCAGCTCTTGGATTCATGTCACCAGCATCACGTGGAACACTTGTTACAGGTATGCTATTTTTCTATATGATACTTGGTATTGCAGCTGGTTATGTAGCTGTTCGTCTTTGGAGGACAATTGGCGGTGGCGATCACATTGGATGGGTTTCAGTCTCATGGAAAGCTGCGTGTTTCTTCCCTGGTATTGCCTTTTTGATCCTCACCACTTTGAATTTCCTCTTGTGGGGAAGTCACAGCACAGGAGCCATTCCATTATCTCTTTTTGTCATCCTGCTTCTCCTCTGGTTCTGCATCTCAGTTCCACTTACCTTAGTTGGTGGATACTTTGGGGCAAAGGCATCTCCTATTGAATTCCCTGTTCGAACAAACCAGATTCCTCGGGAAATACCAGCTCAGAAATACCCTTCTTGGTTGCTTGTTCTAGGCGCTGGCACCCTTCCTTTTGGCACCCTTTTCATTGAGCTCTTCTTTATAATGTCTAGCATTTGGTTGGGCCGTGTATACTATGTCTTTGGGTTCCTCTTTATTGTTTTGATGCTCCTCGTGGTGGTTTGTGCTGAAGTATCTTTGGTTTTGACCTACATGCATCTCTGTGTGGAGGACtggaaatggtggtggaagtCATTTTTTGCTTCTGGTTCTGTTGCCATATACATCTTCTTGTACTCTGTAAACTACCTCGTATTCGACCTGAAGAGTTTGAGTGGACCTGTCTCAGCCACTCTTTATTTGGGATATTCGCTCTTCATGGTTGTAGCAATCATGCTGGCAACGGGCACAGTCGGGTTCCTTTCATCGTTCTGGTTCGTGCATTACTTGTTCTCTTCAGTGAAGCTGGATTGA